The sequence AGCACGTAGGCGCCACCCGCGCCATCGCCTGCAAGCCCGGCCGCGAACTGGTTCGCGCGCGCCCCGGGCTCGCTCAGCAGCGTGCCGTTCGGCGTCCAGCTGGGTGCCAGCGTGCCGTCGCCCAGTCGGCGCGTCGCGAACACGCCATAGGGTCGCCCGGGCTGCGAGCCCTGCCACGCGACCAGAGCGCCGCCACCGCCATCCCCCTGCACGAACTGACGAGCAGTGCCGAGTGCCACCGGGAACATCGCCACGCCGCCGGGTGGCCACCCGGCAGCGGGTGTGCCGTCGAACAGGAACCGGCGCACGTAGATCTCGCGGTCGAAGAAGTCCCGAACGGTGGCGCCGAGGATGAGAAACCCACCCGCTCCGTCGACTGCCACGCTACGCCCCGCGCGGTTCTCGAGCACCAGCTGGCCGCCGTGCACCCATCCCGGCGCGAATGTGCCGTCGGGTCGCACCCGCGTCGCGAACATGTCTTTGTTCGGGTTGGGAGAGCTGCCGTCAAAGAACGGAGCGAGGAGCCCCCCTTCCCCGTCAGGTAGCGCCCAACGAAACCCCGTCACACTCTGGACCCCCGGCGCCGAGGTCAGCGAGAGGCCGTCGGCCGGCCAGCCCGGTGCCAGCGTGCCGTCGTAGCGGAAGTGCTGGGCATAGACATCGGCCGCGTTGGGGGCGAGGCGATCGCGCCAGTCCCGCCACAGGACGTACACCCCGCCATTTCCATCCGTAGCCAGCGTGGCGCCCTCTTGTTCGTCTGGCGCGCGCGAGGCAGGCAGGCCATTCACCGCCCAGCCGGGCGCGATCGATCCGTTGGGCAATAGATGCTGCACGTAAATGTCTCGAGACGTGCCGCCTCCGGGCAGGATCAGTTGCCGATCGTCAAACCACGCGATATAGACCCCACCCAGGCCATCGGGCTCGATCGCGGTGGGTACCTGCGACCGAATCTCCGCCGCGACCGGAATCCCGCCCAACGGCCAGGCGACCTGTCCTTCGGCCGTGACGTACTGGGCGTAGACATCAGCGGAGGAGCTGTTGCGCCGATCTTCCCAGCAGACGAAGACGCCACCCTGGCCGTCGCCGGCGATGAGCTGGTTCCCGCCCCGGCACAGCCCACCGCACAGATCGACACCGCCCGGCAGCCACTGAGCCGCCGCCGGCGGCGCAGCCATGCCGACCAGCACTAGCGCCGTCGCGGCGGTGAG comes from Candidatus Eisenbacteria bacterium and encodes:
- a CDS encoding T9SS type A sorting domain-containing protein, giving the protein MTGLTRLALTAATALVLVGMAAPPAAAQWLPGGVDLCGGLCRGGNQLIAGDGQGGVFVCWEDRRNSSSADVYAQYVTAEGQVAWPLGGIPVAAEIRSQVPTAIEPDGLGGVYIAWFDDRQLILPGGGTSRDIYVQHLLPNGSIAPGWAVNGLPASRAPDEQEGATLATDGNGGVYVLWRDWRDRLAPNAADVYAQHFRYDGTLAPGWPADGLSLTSAPGVQSVTGFRWALPDGEGGLLAPFFDGSSPNPNKDMFATRVRPDGTFAPGWVHGGQLVLENRAGRSVAVDGAGGFLILGATVRDFFDREIYVRRFLFDGTPAAGWPPGGVAMFPVALGTARQFVQGDGGGGALVAWQGSQPGRPYGVFATRRLGDGTLAPSWTPNGTLLSEPGARANQFAAGLAGDGAGGAYVLWESESWDNSINTARIHHFLADGSLAPGWPEFGRVVAPGSPTSQFDSHLTPDGVGGAVVVWEERASSLGRSGFFAQRIYADSPTPALLSLAQAEATSERVRLVWQGVGAGALDAVVERSTEAIPWEAIGHAVRENADELSYEDRAMTPGARYAYRLRYTDARGEQVTAAAWVDVPARLELALAGFRPNPSLAIPVVAFTLPVADAARLEVFDVAGRRVVMREVGALGPGRHTLRLDDARLSAGVYVVRLVTASRTLLTRGVVAH